Below is a window of Desmonostoc muscorum LEGE 12446 DNA.
CAATACAAGGAAATTGGCTGGAACGTAATGGTATGCCAATTAGTGTCAAGGGTATGACCTTGGTAGCTTGGAATCGAGATAACTGGTTTACGATGGCCACGAAGCTGATATTCCCAGGCAGCGATCGCTCGGAAATTTCTCTACAATACAAGGGACGGCTGCATGAAGGAGAACGTCAGTATACTTTTTTGCTACAACATAATATTTTGGGGCAGGTTGAAGGCGAGGGTTGGATTGGTTTAGATACCATTGTGCAGCGTTACTGGGTATTGGGCGATCGTCAGCGTCGTAGTGGCTTTGAAACCCTGCACCGAATTTCGGAAGATACATATTACCTCAGTAGTGGCATCTTGGCTGGTCATTTTTTAACTAACACAATGGAAGCTAGCCTAGAACGTCAATGAACAATAATGGATATTGAATTACCGAAGTTTAGATGTAAGGCACTTCCAAGGAAAAAAATATTCCATAGTAGGGTAGCACAGCTGTGCTACCCGAAAAATGTACAAATAATTTGGGATAATTTCTTTTCTGGAAGTCCCTAATATCAAATCCGGTAGCATCTAAATAATTAAAAAACTGCTCCAGAGGCTGAGGGTACAGAGGGAGAGGAAAGAGGAATAATTCTGATACAAATGGATTTGATATCAGAGGCTGTGTTAACGAGACGTTACGCGAACCGCATCTCTGAATTATGGCTGAGTGCTGAATTAAGAGATTGCCTACATGCGGCATATCAACCCTCTATTAAGCGGGTGGTATGAGTGTTGGGGTGCGATGTATTCAATTAACTTACAGTGTGTTGTACATTAAAGAATGTAAACACAGTATCGTGAGGAGATCAATGTCGTGAATCCCAAAGTATCTGTGATTATTCCTGCTTACAATACCGAAGCTTATATTCAAAAAGCAATAACGTCAGTCTTAGAGCAAACCCTCAATGATATTGAAGTGATCCTCGTGGATGATGGCTCAAGTGATAAAACTGTAGAAGTTGCTAAAAGTTTTACCGATCAACGTCTCAAAGTAATAGTTAATCAAAAAAACCTTGGGGCTGGTGCTGCGCGTAATCGCGCCCTCAGAGCAGCCCAAGGCGAATGGATTGCTGTACTTGATTCAGATGATTGGTTTGCTCCCGAAAGATTGTCCAAGCTTGTTTCACTAGCAAATGAAACAAATGCAGACATGATTGCTGACGATCTTTATTTCATTAAAGATGGTGCGACATCTCCTTGGAGTACATTGATTCAAGAAAGTGGAGAAGATATAGATAAAATTGTCCAAATTGATGTTGTTTATTTTGTTAAAACTGATGTCTATGGACAACCAGGACTACATCTTGGTTTGAGCAAGCCTCTATTCAAACGAGAATTTCTGCTTCAACACGCCATTGAGTACGATGAAACCCTAAGCATAGCTGAAGATTTTTGGCTTGATCTGAAATGCTTAATCAAGGGCGCTCGCTTTTTCCTTGTACCAAAACCCTATTATTTTTACCGCTCACGCCCTGGCTCCCTTGTACATCAAAGCCGATTGACACGTTTAGATCAAAGCTGTAAAGCTACTACTTCTTTCATGCAACAAGAAGTTGTAAAAAAAAATCCAGCTTTAATGCGTGCTTTGTCTCATACTCTTGCAGTCTATAAAAAAAATTTAGCTTACTCTCAAGTTGTAGAGCCTTTCAAGCAAGGTAAATGGTTAACAGCATTGACAGAAATGCTTAAAAATCCATACTTTTTGTATGATTTTTGGTTCAGAATCAACAATATAATCCAACGTCGAATTCAATACTATATAATGGGTAACGAATTAGTTTTTGACATGTCGTATAACATACATAAAAAACGATAAATTACCAATTAATGCCATCAGATATCAATAATAAATAATACATCCGTTAGTAGTGAGAATCAGCTAGAAGGTTAAACAACTGGTTAAGTAAGAAGTATCTGCTACTATACATACTTACTGAATTTTATATCCCTGTTCGTTACTCTGGGGTAAACCTTAATTTTTTATTGGCTGAAACGGCGAATTTAGTTATTTTTTCCGGTAGAAGAGTATTCGAGCGTCCGAGTCCCTTGCCATAATCATATGATTGGTGTCTCTTGGTACGCCCTGGTATTACAGGGGAGGTGTTCCAAAATATGCTTGGTATTAGGGACTTCCAATGAAAAAAATACCCAAATTGTAGGGGCACGACACCTATCATACAGCAGATTGCAAGTTAATTAAGTACACTATCTAGGTCTGGTAGCTAGGAAGAGAGCCTATTATAATTCGGAATTCTGACTCCTCAATTCCGAATTCTCTGGTGAGTGTGGTCTTCCCTAATCAGTGTTTTTGGCTGATCTGAGAGTTATTTATTTAGTCAAAATTGGGCAAACTAAAACTACATCATAATTAAAATCAGGAATAGTACAAAACGTCGCTATACATTTACCTTTTTTGCTTGTTTGATCTAGCATGTTGCACCAGTTGTAATCAGCGTCTTGGTTGCAAACTATATTTGTTATAGTTTCAGTCTTCTCAAAGAAGGCTGAAAAAAGCTAGTCCACTGATGGACTTTAACTACTAGCCTGGAAAGTAATTTCTGGGCGCAACAATTCAGATACAGCAGTTTGTAACCGGGTGAAGTAGAGAATTTAGGTTTGGTAGCCGGAAATGAAGGCTATTTTACTCCTGAATTCTGTATTCTCAATTAACCAATTCTGCTGTATGAGTTGGAACGCACTTTTCCTCCCAAATACCTACAACCTGCTTTTAGAGTCAAATTTTCTATGTCAGACCCCAACATTGGTCGCTTACTCAGCAAACGCTACCAACTCCAAGAGTTAATCGGTACTGGAGCAATGGGTCGAGTTTATCGTGCTAAGGATATTTTGTTGGGTGGTGTACCTGTTGCTGTGAAGTTCCTCGCTCTATCAATCCAAAATGAAAAGATGCGACTGCAAGACCGCTTTGAGCGAGAAGCGAAAACTTGTGCTTTACTAGGGCAAAAAAGTATCCATATAGTCCGAGTGATGGACTATGGCGTAGATGACAATAATACTCCGTTCTACGTTATGGAATACCTACAAGGACAAAGCCTAAACAATATTATTCGCAAGCAACGGCTGCCTTTAGCAAGATTTCTCAGTATGGCGCGTCAACTCAGCCTGGGTTTACAGTGCGCTCATGATGGCATCCCAGTTGAGGGCACAATTTGCCCAATTATCCATCGTGATGTCAAGCCAAGCAATATGCTGGTGATTCAAGATCCGAGTTTTGGAGAATTGGTCAAGGTTTTAGATTTTGGGATTGCTAAGTTATTACAGTCAGATGGCGACCATACAAAATTTTATTTAGGAACACTGGCTTATTCTTCTCCCGAACAGATGGAGGGTAAGGAATTAGACAATCGTTCTGATATTTATAGTTTGGGCGTAATGATGTTTGAGATGCTTACCGGCAAAATGCCCTTGGTGGCACCAACTCACTCTTTTGGAGCATGGTATAAAACACATCACTATCAAAAGCCACGTTCTTTTGCTGAAGTTTCCCCCGGATTAGAATTACCAAAAGAAATAGAAAATTTGGTGATGAGTTGTCTAGCCAAAGTAGCACGCGATCGCCCCCAAAGCATTAGTGAAATTCTGAAAGTTTTAGCAACCGTAGACCAACCTGACCACACACGCAAAATCAGGCAGAACACCTATGCGCTAGTTCCTGCTACATTGACAGTTAGTGCTGAGGTTGAGCAAAAGACGAAGGCCGATTTACGGATATCCTCTTCAAACGATGAAATTGCTAATAGCGTTTCCTGGCCTCAAAATAAACCAATTGCGGATATTGTCTTTCCCCAGGCGATACATACAAATGGGGAGGTTTTACCAGCCTTGTGGGTAATGCTACCCCAACAGGAAATTCAAAAGCGCTTAGTTTGTACCCGCTATAATCAATTTCTTTTCATCTCCGTTCCCCACCCGGTGCTGTTGTGGATTACCGTCATTTACAACCGCAAACACGGCGCTAAATGGTTACATTACTACCTCGATCTCAAAACCAGTCTTGGTCAAGAAGTTGCCCGCTTGCTACACCAAACAGGTTACTACCGTCTGTTGTTTTTTGCACGAGAAACACCAAGTCGCTGTAGTCATATCCTGCTTTCCAGCGTCGCTTCTGCCCAACGTCAACGACTGCAAGAGTGGGTCAAAATCAGCAATACTTTGATGTCTTCTGCCGATCCGCAAATTAGTAAAAATTTACTCAAAAGCGAGTACGAAAAGATTAAGCCTCAAATCCTAGCAAAACTCGAAAGTATTGATACAGACTCTCCATACGATCTTTCCAACTAGGAATAATTAATGAATGTTACATGTTTTCTCTGTGAAAAAAGAGCATTAACTCAAAAATTGTAAATTTTTATAAACAAAATATATATAACGTTCCAAGTTCTAGTTATATGTATAAATAGTGAAATTGCTAACTCAATAAGTTAGGGTGTTTAAATAGCGTGTACATACTTCTTTGTCCATGACTTTGTTTGGGATAAATTTACGCAGGTGTGATTCTCACACTAGACAACCTTTGAAGACTTGGGCTAAAGTACACAGTGGATTGTAGCTAAAATCTCAAATTAACTTTAGAGTCTAGCAAGTCTACCATAGGAGACTTTACTCATTCTTGATTAATTTCGTGAGTTTGACTTTTGCCACAGGTTTGTGAAATTATTTATCGGAGTTGACGCCCCGGCATCCCCAGCTCTTTTCCTTCGTTGGAACCAAGCAAGAGAAGGAGGTCGCCCACTGCGACATCAGAACGACTCTATGCCATAGTGGAACCAGAATCTAAGCCCCACTGGTGCTTAAGAAGTTCTTGATAAGTTGCTTCCCGCACTACCATTTGCTCATACAGCTTGACCAAAAAGTCTTTGGCTTGCTCATGGCTCATGTTCTGCACCTGAGTGGCAAATGAGCATATACTGAATTGCTGTTCTAAGGATAAGTTCATTGGTTGGTTCATAAGTTAACTCCGAAAAAACAAAGCGTAAAGGTGATATCGTTCACAGAAGTCCAAATGGGATAATAGTTGGACTTCTATCTGTCCCTCATTTGTTCCTCCGTATTAAGAAAGATAACAAGTGTTTGACAGATTGCCCACATCCTAAGTGTGGAATTTTTTTCGCTCTGATATCTTGCACCTAATCCCACTGATATACCACCCAAGTCGGCCGAGTCTTATTCCAGAAAATAAGCTCCCTTTTGTCATAAATAGGTATATCTACCTTGTTTAGCCCTTCCTGCTGGCAGAAAATTAGGTGTTATGCCTAATGTTCCATAGTTTCCCTGGTTAGGAAAAACTAAGATGCTGTCTTCCCCAGTATGGAGAAAACTTTCCAAGGTGGGGACTTGAAGGAGGTAGGGGAATAAATGGTAATAAGCGTGAATTATAATCGCTCTACCTCATGACGTGCAAGATGTCAATTTACTAATTTATGCAAATTTAGCCTCCTGAGGTTACTTTGGAGGCTAAAAGTATTAGTATCAAATTGTAAAAAGGAAAAATGCTCAGGCTGAACAAAATGGTGGGTATATTTACCTGATTTGTCAGCTGTCATTAGTTATTGGTAATTTGTCCTTTGCAAA
It encodes the following:
- a CDS encoding glycosyltransferase family 2 protein encodes the protein MIIPAYNTEAYIQKAITSVLEQTLNDIEVILVDDGSSDKTVEVAKSFTDQRLKVIVNQKNLGAGAARNRALRAAQGEWIAVLDSDDWFAPERLSKLVSLANETNADMIADDLYFIKDGATSPWSTLIQESGEDIDKIVQIDVVYFVKTDVYGQPGLHLGLSKPLFKREFLLQHAIEYDETLSIAEDFWLDLKCLIKGARFFLVPKPYYFYRSRPGSLVHQSRLTRLDQSCKATTSFMQQEVVKKNPALMRALSHTLAVYKKNLAYSQVVEPFKQGKWLTALTEMLKNPYFLYDFWFRINNIIQRRIQYYIMGNELVFDMSYNIHKKR
- a CDS encoding serine/threonine protein kinase; this translates as MSDPNIGRLLSKRYQLQELIGTGAMGRVYRAKDILLGGVPVAVKFLALSIQNEKMRLQDRFEREAKTCALLGQKSIHIVRVMDYGVDDNNTPFYVMEYLQGQSLNNIIRKQRLPLARFLSMARQLSLGLQCAHDGIPVEGTICPIIHRDVKPSNMLVIQDPSFGELVKVLDFGIAKLLQSDGDHTKFYLGTLAYSSPEQMEGKELDNRSDIYSLGVMMFEMLTGKMPLVAPTHSFGAWYKTHHYQKPRSFAEVSPGLELPKEIENLVMSCLAKVARDRPQSISEILKVLATVDQPDHTRKIRQNTYALVPATLTVSAEVEQKTKADLRISSSNDEIANSVSWPQNKPIADIVFPQAIHTNGEVLPALWVMLPQQEIQKRLVCTRYNQFLFISVPHPVLLWITVIYNRKHGAKWLHYYLDLKTSLGQEVARLLHQTGYYRLLFFARETPSRCSHILLSSVASAQRQRLQEWVKISNTLMSSADPQISKNLLKSEYEKIKPQILAKLESIDTDSPYDLSN
- a CDS encoding NblA/ycf18 family protein, whose amino-acid sequence is MNQPMNLSLEQQFSICSFATQVQNMSHEQAKDFLVKLYEQMVVREATYQELLKHQWGLDSGSTMA